A genomic region of Populus nigra chromosome 11, ddPopNigr1.1, whole genome shotgun sequence contains the following coding sequences:
- the LOC133668293 gene encoding probable leucine-rich repeat receptor-like protein kinase At1g35710, with protein MTTSLLNKPFFSFFLHILFLLLHIFNFSSYFTLAEHTPSTTSLFGNNTEAGALLEWKASLDNQSQSLLSSWVGISPCINWIGITCDNSGSVTNLSLADFGLRGTLYDFNFSSFRNLFVLDLQNNSLSGTIPHEIGKLTSLFVISLAKNNLTGFIPFSIGNLTSLSILYFWGNKLSGSIPQEIGLLESLNQLDLSSNVLTGRIPYSIGNLRNLSYLHLLDNQLSGPIPSSIGNMTMLIDVSLYQNNLTGLIPSSIGNLRNLFILYLWGNKLSGPIPQEIGLLESLNELSLSSNLLTGKIPYSIGNLRNLYSLELSLNQLSGPIPFSIGNMTMLIVLELDQNNLTGFIPSSIGNLRNLSKLYLCCNKLSGSIPHEIGLLEFLSELTLQSNVLTGGIPNSIGNMTMLTELILSQNNLSGRVPSEIGQLRSLVDLRLLENKLHGPLPLEMNNLTHLNTLSLAINEFTGHLPQELFHGGVLENFSVAYNYFSGPIPKSLKNCTSLHRVRLESNQLTGNVYEVFGVYQHLDYIDLSYNNFYGELSSKWGDCRSMTSLKISNNNVSGEIPPELGKATQLRLIDLSSNQLKGTIPKDLGGLKLLYKLILNNNHLSGAIPLDIKMLSNLQTLNLASNNLSGLIPKQLGECSNLLLLTLSGNKFRESIPGEIGFLLSLQVLDLSCNFLTREIPRQLEQLQKLETLNVSHNMLSGRIPSTFKEMLSLTTVDISSNKLQGPIPDIKAFHNASFEALRDNMGICGNASGLKPCNLPKNSKTVKRKSNKLVILIVLPLLGSLLLVFVVIGALFILRQRARKRKDEPENEQDRNIFTILGHDGKKLYENIVEATEEFNSNYCIGEGGYGTVYKAVMPTEQVVAVKKLHRSQTEKLSDFKAFEKEVCVLANIRHRNIVKMYGFCSHAKHSFLVYEFIERGSLRKIITSEEQAIEFDWMKRLNVVKGVVGALSYLHHSSCPPIIHRDITSNNILLDLEYEAHVSDFGTARMLMPDSSNWTSFAGTFGYTAPELAYTMKVTEKCDVYSFGVVTMEVMTGRHPGDLISALLSPGSSSSSSMPPITQHALLKDVLDQRISLPKKGAAEGVVHMMKIALACLHPNPQSRPTMEKIYLDLTAKWPPLPKAFCTISLGDLFS; from the exons ATGACGACGTCCTTGCTAAACAAACCATTCTTCTCGTTCTTTCTCCACATCCTGTTTTTGCTCCTTCACATATTCAACTTTTCTTCTTACTTTACTTTAGCTGAACACACTCCCTCCACAACTTCACTGTTTGGTAATAATACAGAAGCTGGGGCTCTTCTCGAATGGAAAGCCAGTCTTGACAACCAAAGTCAATCTCTCCTTTCTTCCTGGGTCGGCATTAGCCCATGCATTAACTGGATTGGAATCACTTGTGACAATTCTGGAAGCGTCACCAATTTGAGCCTTGCAGACTTTGGCTTGAGAGGTACGCTTTATGATTTCAACTTCTCCTCCTTCCGTAATCTTTTTGTTCTTGACCTTCAGAACAATTCTCTTTCTGGAACCATCCCACATGAAATTGGAAAGTTGACGTCTCTTTTCGTTATTTCATTAGCTAAAAATAATCTCACTGGTTTCATCCCATTCTCAATTGGAAACTTGACAAGTCTATCCATACTCTATTTTTGGGGTAACAAACTCTCCGGTTCCATTCCTCAAGAAATTGGATTGCTAGAGTCTCTCAATCAACTTGACTTATCAAGTAATGTTTTAACCGGTAGAATCCCTTATTCCATTGGAAATTTGAGAAACTTATCTTACCTTCACCTTCTTGACAACCAACTCTCTGGTCCCATCCCTTCTTCTATTGGGAATATGACCATGCTCATTGATGTATcactatatcaaaataatctcacTGGCTTGATACCATCCTCTATTGGAAACTTGAGAAACCTATTCATACTCTATCTTTGGGGCAATAAACTCTCCGGTCCTATTCCTCAAGAAATTGGGTTGTTAGAGTCTCTCAATGAACTTAGCTTGTCCAGTAATCTTTTAACCGGTAAAATCCCTTATTCCATTGGAAACTTGAGAAACTTATATTCCCTTGAGCTTTCTCTTAACCAACTCTCTGGTCCAATTCCTTTTTCTATTGGAAACATGACCATGCTCATTGTTTTAGAACTAGATCAAAATAATCTCACTGGTTTCATCCCCTCCTCCATTGGAAACTTGAGAAATCTATCCAAACTCTATCTTTGTTGTAACAAACTCTCTGGTTCTATTCCTCATGAAATTGGATTGCTAGAGTTTCTTAGTGAACTTACCCTGCAAAGTAATGTTTTAACCGGTGGAATCCCTAATTCAATTGGAAACATGACAATGCTTACTGAACTTATTCTAagtcaaaataatttatctggACGTGTTCCTTCAGAAATAGGACAACTTAGATCCCTTGTGGACTTGAGATTACTTGAGAACAAACTTCATGGCCCATTGCCCTTAGAGATGAACAATCTCACCCATTTGAATACTTTGTCTTTGGCTATCAACGAATTCACGGGTCATTTGCCACAAGAGTTATTCCATGGAGGAGTATTGGAAAACTTTTCTGTTGCCTACAACTATTTCTCAGGTCCAATCCcgaaaagtttgaaaaactgTACTAGTTTACACCGAGTAAGACTTGAATCGAATCAATTAACAGGAAATGTTTATGAGGTTTTTGGTGTCTATCAACATCTGGATTATATTGATTTGagttacaataatttttatggtgAGCTTTCTTCAAAATGGGGAGATTGTCGTAGCATGACAAGccttaaaatctcaaacaataaTGTTTCTGGTGAGATACCACCAGAGCTTGGGAAGGCTACTCAATTACGCTTGATTGATCTGTCATCAAATCAGTTAAAAGGAACCATCCCAAAAGATTTAGGGGGGTTGAAGTTGTTGTACAAGCTTATTCTTAACAACAACCATCTTTCAGGTGCCATTCCCTTGGATATTAAGATGCTTTCCAATCTTCAAACCCTTAATTTAGCATCTAATAATCTGAGTGGATTGATTCCAAAACAACTTGGGGAATGCTCAAATTTATTGTTGCTGACCCTCAGCGGTAATAAATTTAGAGAAAGCATTCCAGGTGAGATAGGCTTTCTactttctcttcaagttcttgatCTTAGCTGCAACTTCCTGACTCGAGAGATACCGAGGCAACTTGAGCAACTGCAAAAGTTGGAAACTCTGAATGTCTCTCACAACATGCTTTCTGGACGGATTCCGAGCACTTTCAAAGAAATGTTAAGCTTAACAACTGTGGATATATCATCCAATAAGCTACAAGGCCCCATTCCCGATATCAAAGCTTTCCACAACGCTTCATTTGAGGCATTAAGGGATAATATGGGTATATGTGGCAACGCCAGTGGTCTAAAGCCATGCAATCTTCCAAAAAACAGCAAAACGGTTAAGAGAAAGAGCAACAAACTTGTGATTTTGATTGTACTCCCTCTTTTAGGAAGCTTGCTTTTAGTGTTTGTTGTGATTGGAGCTTTATTCATTCTCCGCCAAAGAGCTAGGAAGAGAAAAGATGAGCCGGAAAATGAGCAAGATCGAAACATATTCACGATATTGGGCCATGATGGGAAGAAGTTGTATGAGAATATCGTTGAAGCTACAGAGGAATTCAACTCCAACTACTGCATCGGCGAAGGAGGATATGGAACTGTTTATAAAGCCGTGATGCCAACAGAACAGGTGGTTGCTGTGAAGAAACTTCACCGGTCACAAACAGAAAAGTTGTCCGATTTTAAAGCTTTTGAAAAGGAAGTTTGTGTGTTGGCAAATATTCGACATCGAAATATTGTGAAAATGTATGGATTTTGCTCACATGCAAAGCAttcttttttggtttatgaGTTCATTGAAAGAGGAAGCTTGAGAAAGATTATAACCAGTGAGGAACAAGCAATTGAGTTCGATTGGATGAAAAGGCTAAATGTTGTGAAAGGGGTGGTCGGAGCTTTATCCTACCTGCACCATTCTTCCTGTCCTCCAATCATTCATCGAGACATTACCAGCAATAATATCCTTCTGGACTTGGAATATGAAGCACACGTATCCGACTTTGGCACAGCTAGAATGTTGATGCCTGACTCATCCAATTGGACCTCATTTGCAGGTACTTTTGGATATACTGCTCCAG AGCTAGCTTACACAATGAAAGTGACTGAAAAATGTGATGTCTATAGCTTCGGAGTGGTAACAATGGAGGTGATGACAGGAAGGCACCCAGGCGACCTCATTTCAGCACTCTTATCACCAGGATCTTCGTCGTCATCATCGATGCCACCGATTACTCAACATGCACTATTGAAGGATGTGTTAGACCAACGCATCTCACTTCCTAAAAAAGGAGCAGCAGAGGGCGTTGTCCACATGATGAAAATTGCACTTGCATGCTTGCATCCCAATCCCCAATCTCGGCCTACAatggaaaaaatttatttggatcTTACAGCTAAGTGGCCTCCACTGCCGAAGGCATTTTGCACAATAAGTTTGGGAGATCTCTTCTCATAG
- the LOC133668826 gene encoding fasciclin-like arabinogalactan protein 12, translated as MKQQSISSFFIFLLFLHCTYTFAQSPAAAPAQAPAVVVAQPPAATPTQAAAPHGITNVTKILEKAGHFTIFIRLLRSTQEENHLFSALNDSSSGLTIFAPTDSAFSELKSGTLNTLSDGDKSELVKFHVVPTFLSTSQFQTVSNPLGTWAGTGSRLPLNVTSYPTSVNITTGLTNTSLSGTVYTDNQLAIYKIEKVLLPKDIFASNAPAPAPVAPAPEKPAKAVPAANVESPVAPVDISSAVWFMHNNVVGSVGIVAAAVFAL; from the coding sequence atgaaGCAACAGTCAATctcctcattttttattttccttcttttcctcCATTGCACCTATACCTTTGCCCAGTCACCAGCTGCAGCCCCAGCGCAGGCACCAGCAGTGGTTGTGGCACAACCTCCAGCAGCAACCCCAACACAGGCAGCAGCACCACATGGCATCACCAACGTCACCAAAATCCTCGAGAAGGCTGGCCACTTCACGATCTTTATCCGCCTTTTGAGATCCACCCAAGAGGAAAACCACTTATTCTCCGCGCTAAATGATTCAAGCAGTGGTTTAACCATCTTTGCACCAACGGATAGCGCATTTTCGGAACTCAAATCAGGAACTCTCAACACTCTAAGTGATGGAGACAAGTCTGAGTTAGTGAAGTTCCACGTAGTTCCAACATTCCTCTCTACTTCCCAGTTTCAGACTGTAAGTAACCCTCTAGGTACATGGGCTGGAACAGGCAGTAGGTTACCACTTAATGTGACAAGTTATCCAACCTCAGTGAACATAACCACAGGACTTACCAATACAAGTTTATCTGGCACCGTATACACAGACAACCAGCTTGCCATTTATAAGATTGAAAAGGTTCTCCTCCCTAAGGACATTTTTGCTTCTAATGCTCCAGCTCCAGCACCAGTGGCACCTGCACCAGAAAAACCTGCAAAGGCGGTTCCTGCGGCTAATGTTGAGAGTCCTGTGGCTCCTGTGGATATATCCAGTGCAGTTTGGTTTATGCATAATAATGTGGTGGGATCAGTTGGTATAGTTGCTGCTGCAGTGTTTGCTTTGTAA